Proteins from a genomic interval of Amphiura filiformis chromosome 9, Afil_fr2py, whole genome shotgun sequence:
- the LOC140161234 gene encoding uncharacterized protein isoform X1: MLPPYEKLIWLWCRASFYILEKRPDPSRGGALRWSLPFADMSLPRSGSTKICTRREDKFEEGDLWFVDEPLTIRHLLDQLLDRTTYCDIGLEASLDYGTN; the protein is encoded by the exons ATGCTACCTCCATATGAAAAG CTTATCTGGTTGTGGTGCAGAGCCAGCTTTTACATTCTGGAAAAAAGACCAGATCCTTCAAGAGGTGGTGCCTTGAGATGGTCTCTACCATTTGCAGACATGTCTTTGCCAAGGAGTGGTAGCACCAAAATATGTACAAGAAGGGAGGACAAGTTTGAAGAAGGTGACCTGTGGTTTGTTGATGAGCCACTTACCATACGACATCTACTTGACCAGCTCTTAGACCGCACTACATATTGTG ATATTGGATTGGAAGCCTCACTTGATTATGGTACCAACTAG
- the LOC140161234 gene encoding large ribosomal subunit protein eL8-like isoform X2 → MLIEVPCPKTKLERRQVCEATLKSASRGCPNQEAPIVMSGINTVANRKKAQLIVNAHGIEPMSRSWFAALPRVGRYAFHTAL, encoded by the exons ATGCTGATTGAAG TTCCATGTCCTAAAACCAAGCTTGAGAGGAGGCAAGTCTGCGAAGCCACACTGAAGAGTGCGTCAAGAGGATGTCCCAACCAAGAGGCCCCAATAGTGATGTCTGGCATCAATACAGTCGCAAATCGTAAGAAGGCCCAGCTGATTGTCAATGCACATGGCATAGAACCAATGTCCAG ATCATGGTTTGCCGCCCTGCCCCGTGTTGGAAGATATGCGTTCCATACTGCATTGTGA